In Planctomycetaceae bacterium, a single genomic region encodes these proteins:
- the pyrF gene encoding orotidine-5'-phosphate decarboxylase: protein MPENFADRLLEAIERKGSPVCVGLDPVFDRLPAPLKTLGPVEAVETFCGRVLQIVAPLVPAVKIQSAYFEALGPASVGIYFRMIAQARKLGLIAIGDVKRNDIGPTAEAYARGHLSGPEAADAITVNGYLGSDGIDPFIQAAAAAGAGIFVLVRTSNPSAPQVQDIRDDHKTPVYEHVARLVARLGAADGCVGKRGYSCVGAVVGATYPDEARALRTIMPQQIVLIPGYGAQGASAADCAASFKADGAGGIVNASRSVIFAYQKNTAGTWEDAVATAAGEFAREIAAALKT from the coding sequence ATGCCTGAAAACTTCGCTGACCGATTGCTCGAGGCCATCGAGCGCAAGGGCTCGCCGGTGTGCGTGGGCCTGGACCCCGTCTTCGACCGCCTGCCGGCGCCGCTTAAGACGCTGGGGCCTGTCGAGGCGGTCGAAACCTTCTGCGGCCGCGTGCTGCAGATCGTGGCGCCGCTGGTGCCGGCGGTGAAGATCCAGTCGGCGTATTTCGAGGCCCTCGGGCCCGCCAGCGTGGGGATTTACTTCCGGATGATCGCCCAGGCGCGCAAGCTCGGGTTGATCGCCATCGGCGACGTGAAGCGCAACGACATCGGCCCCACCGCCGAGGCGTACGCCCGCGGGCACCTGTCCGGTCCGGAGGCCGCCGACGCCATCACCGTCAATGGATACCTCGGCAGCGACGGGATCGATCCGTTCATCCAGGCCGCCGCGGCGGCCGGGGCGGGGATCTTCGTCCTGGTCCGCACGAGCAATCCATCCGCCCCGCAGGTGCAGGACATTCGCGACGATCACAAGACGCCGGTGTACGAGCACGTCGCCAGGCTGGTGGCGCGGCTGGGGGCGGCGGACGGATGCGTCGGCAAGCGTGGCTACAGTTGCGTCGGAGCGGTGGTGGGAGCCACGTACCCCGATGAAGCTCGCGCTCTTCGCACGATCATGCCCCAGCAGATCGTACTGATTCCCGGTTACGGAGCGCAGGGCGCCTCGGCCGCCGACTGCGCCGCGTCGTTCAAAGCCGACGGCGCCGGCGGGATCGTCAACGCCAGCCGGTCCGTCATCTTCGCGTACCAGAAGAACACGGCCGGCACGTGGGAAGACGCCGTCGCTACGGCTGCGGGAGAGTTCGCCCGGGAAATCGCCGCGGCCCTGAAAACATAA